In Pleuronectes platessa chromosome 4, fPlePla1.1, whole genome shotgun sequence, the following proteins share a genomic window:
- the npr3 gene encoding atrial natriuretic peptide receptor 3 produces the protein MPQFNTLWVYFLMVLNPVVTNTITEDIDVLVFLPQNNSYLFSHARVAPAILYAQTRLQKDVQFSGFHFNIHFENSDCANDAMLLLVERSCGQMPDLILGPVCEYEAAALVRLASHWNIPVISAGALALAFGNKLGEYSHLTRIAPSYVKMAETFTAMFEHFTWRSALLVYEDDKQERNCYFTLEGVYHHMTDFNIQIYPFSPEDRLDPEDILHHIYDTEVVIMCMGADQIREIMLAAHRRRLTNGNYMFFNVELFNASSYGNGSWKRGDKYDNDARQAYSSLNTVTLLRTIKPEFENFSMEMKKSIEKAGIHDCEDCESVNMFVEGFHDAMLLYAGALHEAMKNGYSKKNGTVITSNMWNRTFEGIAGQVSMDVNGDRNGDFSLMAMTNVEAGTYEVVANYFGVNGSFQMLPAFNTEHFTLRGRHKELPEIADKSCGLGVSALTGVIVGAVLGTALLIAFYFFRKNYRITIERRSRSEEGDTGKHRQLREDSIRSNFSAA, from the exons ATGCCACAGTTCAACACACTGTGGGTGTACTTTTTGATGGTCCTAAACCCAGTTGTGACAAACACCATCACCGAGGACATAGATGTTTTGGTCTTTTTGCCACAAAATAACTCCTACCTTTTTTCACACGCACGAGTCGCTCCGGCGATCCTTTACGCACAGACACGGCTCCAGAAAGACGTGCAGTTCTCCGGCTTCCACTTCAACATCCACTTTGAGAACTCCGACTGTGCCAATGATGCCATGTTACTGCTGGTGGAGAGGTCGTGTGGGCAGATGCCGGATCTGATCCTGGGTCCAGTGTGTGAGTATGAGGCTGCAGCGCTGGTGAGGCTGGCATCGCACTGGAACATCCCGGTGATCTCAGCAGGTGCCCTGGCACTCGCCTTCGGCAACAAGCTCGGCGAATACTCCCACCTGACCCGCATCGCCCCGTCCTACGTGAAAATGGCAGAGACCTTCACCGCGATGTTCGAGCACTTCACCTGGAGGAGCGCATTGCTCGTGTACGAGGACGACAAGCAGGAGCGGAACTGCTACTTCACTTTGGAGGGAGTCTATCATCACATGACTGACTTCAACATCCAAATCTACCCTTTTTCCCCGGAGGATCGCCTGGACCCTGAGGACATCCTCCACCACATCTATGACACTGAAG TGGTGATCATGTGCATGGGAGCAGACCAAATACGAGAGATCATGCTGGCTGCACACAGACGTCGGTTGACCAATGGAAATTATATGTTCTTTAATGTCGAACTCTTCAATGCTTCTTCTTATG GTAATGGCTCATGGAAGAGAGGAGATAAATATGACAATGATGCGAGGCAAGCCTATTCCTCTCTGAACACGGTGACGCTGCTCAGGACAATTAAGCCAGAGTTTGAGAACTTTTCCATGGAAATGAAAAAGTCCATTGAAAAAGCTGGGATTCATGACTGCGAGGACTGCGAAAGT GTCAACATGTTTGTTGAGGGATTCCATGATGCCATGTTGCTGTATGCCGGCGCGTTGCATGAAGCCATGAAAAATGGATACAGTAAGAAGAATGGAACAGTGATTACCTCAAACATGTGGAACAGAACCTTTGAGG GAATTGCTGGCCAGGTGTCCATGGATGTTAATGGTGACAGAAATGGAGATTTCTCTTTGATGGCCATGACCAATGTTGAGGCAGGAACCTATGAG GTGGTAGCCAACTACTTTGGAGTAAATGGATCTTTTCAGATGCTGCCTGCCTTCAACACTGAGCATTTCACTTTGAGAGGAAGACATAAAGAACTTCCAGAGATTGCTGACAAATCAT GTGGACTTGGAGTATCAGCTTTGACTGGAGTCATAGTGGGAGCTGTTCTTGGAACTGCTCTGCTTATAGCGTTCTACTTTTTCAG AAAGAACTACAGGATTACAATTGAGCGTCGCTCACGTAGTGAAGAGGGTGACACTGGGAAGCACCGTCAGTTACGAGAGGACTCTATCAGATCAAACTTCTCCGCAGCATAA